The following proteins come from a genomic window of Phnomibacter ginsenosidimutans:
- a CDS encoding tetratricopeptide repeat protein, with translation MCLWILFLPETIVPCLLLRAGSKTGLTMDMQGSVIARYLKAFDKENYNEIAFGRVVALGSSKALLYLGKSMGKKQRPVLKEDLVKFAYRPATAGTIFTELAARGIIFSDLSKVPHYSLTSILQMPNGINEDSLIEDMIAGLKETVEMIMPTTDTSSSLMQPLPAGRYKGKTVIDVMNNATPQDVRDFFYFVLSYPGKYMGYTYKFNETFATWVLNQAPPGSWEYMAQWKQLQTSPDQLQKWMRQKAAVLRKEKLTGMFFDEAVTYSKEDKNDSALLVIKQGLSIAQAINDTVGKASLWQAWAQIYQDNEQYAEAIRCTDSTLRFAAMAANHEYLFAAYFKKAFCLYKNSSYTQGKKLLAEAELQLKKYAGKFSSSDSLDYWRKRYEYEGWIDYSAGNYEQAMANMRKGIAINRQLASASATENIASDYWYIGRIYKEQGFYEKSLQAYDSSYQMYAQLNSDYSMAYTQNDIGRVYYSMGKYTESKRFHNMAYATMMRLEKWDYAGYAKSMMGSNLEMEDSIPASIDAHNAAIELRRKANNKDGQAFSWKQLGKLYERVGQKASALKAYDSAAHFYAAIGDTSQQAQNLLNLGQVYENDKDFRKARVYYEQAADVLKRLQSKSGYIDALSKLGSVTWTIDSVASEKYYTACLQESKVVNDRVNQLYSMINLGALAGRRNDFTAAEKWMQEALPLALATKDPAMEAKCYENIGGLAESRLKVADAFYYYRKASQIYDTLDKPKYLRSQLRLASLMVSSGKADSAAIINKAVIAQAAKSGYSLEQGDALIALAFQYTLQARYTEGLALSDSAERVYALSGNNNSRAAVLGSKALQHMGMGNYEASIRSFALADSIYSIEKMNGTALLLPTILA, from the coding sequence ATGTGTTTGTGGATTCTGTTTTTACCAGAAACGATAGTGCCCTGCTTGCTGCTTCGAGCTGGCAGCAAAACGGGATTGACCATGGACATGCAGGGCTCGGTGATTGCCCGCTACCTCAAAGCCTTTGATAAAGAGAACTACAACGAAATTGCTTTTGGCAGAGTTGTAGCATTGGGTAGCAGCAAGGCCTTGTTGTATTTGGGTAAAAGCATGGGCAAAAAACAACGACCCGTGTTGAAAGAAGACCTGGTAAAGTTTGCTTATCGCCCGGCCACCGCAGGTACCATTTTTACAGAGCTGGCGGCCCGGGGCATTATCTTCAGCGATTTATCGAAAGTGCCGCATTACAGCCTCACCAGCATTTTGCAAATGCCCAATGGCATCAATGAAGATTCGCTGATAGAAGACATGATAGCCGGCCTAAAGGAAACAGTTGAAATGATTATGCCGACTACTGATACCAGCAGTTCTCTCATGCAGCCCCTGCCTGCTGGTCGTTACAAAGGCAAAACGGTTATTGATGTAATGAACAATGCCACACCGCAGGATGTTCGTGACTTTTTCTACTTCGTGCTCAGCTATCCCGGCAAGTACATGGGCTACACCTATAAGTTCAACGAAACCTTTGCTACATGGGTGCTCAACCAAGCCCCTCCGGGTAGTTGGGAATACATGGCGCAATGGAAACAACTGCAAACTTCACCCGACCAGTTGCAAAAATGGATGCGACAAAAAGCGGCGGTGCTGCGCAAAGAAAAACTCACCGGCATGTTTTTCGATGAAGCTGTCACTTATAGCAAAGAAGATAAAAATGACAGCGCCTTGTTAGTCATCAAACAAGGCCTGAGCATTGCACAAGCCATTAATGATACGGTGGGCAAAGCATCGCTGTGGCAAGCTTGGGCGCAAATCTATCAAGACAACGAACAGTACGCCGAGGCCATACGCTGCACCGACAGTACCCTTCGCTTTGCGGCCATGGCGGCCAATCATGAATACCTGTTTGCTGCGTATTTTAAAAAGGCATTTTGCCTGTACAAAAACAGTAGCTATACACAGGGCAAAAAATTATTGGCAGAAGCAGAACTGCAACTGAAAAAGTATGCTGGCAAATTCAGCAGCAGCGACTCTCTGGATTATTGGCGCAAACGTTACGAATACGAAGGCTGGATTGATTACTCGGCGGGCAATTATGAGCAAGCCATGGCCAACATGCGCAAAGGCATTGCTATCAACCGGCAGTTGGCATCGGCATCAGCTACAGAAAACATTGCCAGCGATTACTGGTACATCGGTCGTATTTACAAAGAGCAGGGCTTTTACGAAAAATCGCTGCAGGCCTACGACAGCTCTTACCAAATGTATGCGCAGCTCAACAGCGATTATTCCATGGCGTATACGCAAAACGATATTGGCCGTGTGTACTATAGCATGGGCAAATACACAGAGAGCAAACGCTTTCACAACATGGCGTATGCTACCATGATGCGGTTGGAAAAATGGGACTATGCAGGCTATGCCAAATCGATGATGGGCAGCAACCTCGAAATGGAAGACAGCATACCTGCTTCTATTGATGCACACAATGCCGCCATTGAATTACGCCGCAAAGCCAACAACAAAGATGGTCAGGCTTTTAGTTGGAAGCAACTCGGAAAGTTGTACGAAAGAGTCGGACAAAAAGCATCAGCACTCAAAGCCTATGATAGTGCGGCCCATTTTTATGCCGCCATTGGCGATACATCGCAGCAAGCACAAAACCTGCTGAATCTTGGCCAGGTGTACGAAAATGATAAAGACTTCAGAAAGGCAAGAGTGTACTACGAACAGGCCGCCGATGTATTGAAGCGGTTGCAAAGCAAGTCGGGATACATAGATGCACTCAGCAAGCTGGGCTCCGTTACATGGACCATTGATTCGGTAGCTTCAGAAAAATATTATACTGCCTGCCTGCAAGAATCAAAGGTTGTAAACGACCGGGTAAATCAGCTGTACAGTATGATTAATCTTGGCGCATTAGCCGGCAGAAGAAATGATTTTACTGCAGCAGAAAAATGGATGCAAGAAGCGCTGCCACTGGCATTGGCTACCAAAGATCCTGCTATGGAAGCCAAGTGTTATGAAAACATTGGCGGCTTGGCAGAAAGCCGTTTGAAAGTAGCAGATGCTTTTTATTATTATCGTAAAGCTTCGCAGATTTATGACACGCTAGACAAGCCCAAATACTTGCGTTCGCAGTTGCGGCTGGCCAGCCTCATGGTATCGAGTGGCAAGGCCGATAGTGCAGCCATCATCAACAAAGCGGTGATTGCACAAGCTGCCAAATCGGGCTACTCATTAGAGCAGGGCGATGCATTGATTGCCCTGGCATTTCAATACACCTTACAGGCCCGCTATACCGAAGGGTTGGCGCTGAGCGATAGTGCTGAACGAGTATATGCCTTATCGGGCAACAACAACAGCCGGGCAGCTGTGCTCGGTAGTAAAGCATTGCAACACATGGGCATGGGCAATTATGAAGCCAGCATTCGCAGTTTTGCTTTGGCCGATTCTATTTACAGCATTGAAAAAATGAATGGGACCGCTCTATTGTTGCCAACAATACTGGCGTAG